GGATAGGAAGTTGAAAACAACAGCATCAAAAACAtttgttttaagaaaatattgagCGGATTTTGAAGTTTATAATGGCGCAGTTAAAAGATACTCATTTTGCCATGGTTTTTAAGGAAATTGAGTACAAGCTCAGCGCCCTTATAAACAGTGCTGTATCTGAGAGATCTGGAATGTCCTATTATCGCATAAACCATTCAGTCTGCGCCTCTTTACGCTCTTCTTATCCGACACGGCGGCTTCCTCCAGCACACTAGTTGGAGTCGATGTACCACTCGAACTTGCCTCTCTTATCATACCAACGCATTCCATCAATCCTCCCTCCTGcattttaattaactttaaagtttaaactttaaaccaaccaatattactactaatattgaAATAGTCAGTCCTCTCACTTTGCTGACGTGTTCACATGAAGAGAGTGTGATTtcggaagaagaaaatgtggGCGGATTCAAATCCTGAATGGCACAGAGAAGCGCTGAAGCTGCAATCATCGATGGTTTGAACTCTAAAAGCTTCAATTCTGCGTATATATGAATcaaattagaataaattaattaatcggttaaaatatactccatctgtcccactagaaatgaaacgtttacattttacattttgggttgtcccattaaaaaagaaacgtttcttaaaataaaaataatttatctcaacttttctctttctcttactttactctctattcttttaactcacaaaacaacactacataaaatcttgtgccgaaaagtaaacgtttcatatttattgggacggaggattATAGAAATAGTTAGGTACCGTGTTGGACGTTGTAAATAATATCCGAGGCTCGGGCGGTGAGAGACTGAGTGAGAGAAGAGTCTTGTTTGAGAAGAGAGATGAAATATTGAAGAAACGAGAAAGGAGTGATGGATCGCATTCGCCATTGCAGCGCCGCCAGTATAATCTTCTCCATTCGATGAACTGACTGTGCCTCAAACTCATAACCGCCTTCTCTCTGTTCAAACATTCAATTCAACTGTTGGTTTCCGTACATCCCCCAATTTCACtattaaaacatgattttattAGGAATTTAAACCTGTAAAACAGCGAGCAGAATCGACGAATCAGAATTTCGCATCTTGGCGGCAAGTGAGAGACTggcaacaaacaaaatgtgcGGAATCCATGGGCTTTTATCCtgatttttttcacattcAACGATTAATACATAATAGTACTGATAAGCAATGAAAATCTCGAAATCAGAATTACCAAAAGTTCCTGCTTGGAGAGAAATCGATCGACGTAATTGACAGAGAGGTAGACCAGAAACGGATCTAAGCCGTACGAGAACTTCgcctggaaaaaaaaaagtggtgtTAAAATGGAAATCAAACCAAGTAGAAGAGAGACAATGTTGAGTTTACTTGAAATATGAGGGAGAGAGCAGTCCGGCGAATAGAGAAGCGCGAATCTGAGGGGTCAAAGGAGAGAAGAAGGGACATGTGGTCGGACTCGTTGGCAAAGAGGGACGAAACGTCGTCGTAGTGCGGATTCTGAAGATCCAATTCCTgttccattttcttttcttgagaaaaagaaagggaaTAAAGAGGGAGAGAGTGAAATGGTATTAAAGCAGCAATGACAAAGAGCATTCCCTCACTCTCCATATTTATTCTATCTTCAACCTACTATGTGTCGATCATCCAAACATCCAGCGATCAATCAATTAAAGCGGAAATCTCAACGCCGATAAagtaaattcattaaatctattccaattaaatgtaatcattttcatttttaacaaaaataattaaagaagatTTACCTCTATAAAGAAACAAacttatcaattaattttatcaatgatacaaaatcaaaatatgtaCGAACGTAGTTAATATTCGTTCTCATTATCATATATCATTCCTaaattggatttttaataatatctattataaaaacaaaacattgtGTATAATATAGCATAATATAgagtttcaaaatattatacttcATCTTACTTTCCGAAGTTATCAACTTTAataattactacctccgtcccccaaaatttgctacactttgacccgacacgggttttaagaaatataatggagagtgagttgaaaaagttagtgggatgtgggtcctacttttaaagtattagttttataataaaatgtgagtaggaatgagttagtggaatatggggtccactaccaaaaatggtaaaagtgaagtgtatcaaattttcaggaacggaccgaaatggtaatatgtattaaattttcagggacagaggtagtatcTTTTATCTATTAagcattataaatatttaaaaataattgtatataCGAATTTGATGTAACCAACTCAGGATGATAtaaagtacatatttcaactAAATcataatgcaaaattaaaattaaagtacacAATTGAAAGACATATGGACATTGAAAGAAATTCATAGAgttggacaaaaaaaaaaaaaaagtgattgtaAATAAGTTCGTATTTGATTTGTTAGATATTGATATACTTTGATTTTGCATGGTAGGTAGTTTTgcattatttcaattatttgttGGGCGTGATCATAACATCTCCATTATATTGATACTTAATCATTTTGTAAAAACTGTGAAAAGAGTCCAAAACGgatctaaaatgcaaaaataagAAGTTAGGATAAAAAAATGAGCAAAAAGCCAAAAGTTCACTCTCAAAGCGAACCCAGAGACTCGCTCGAAATGTTAAGAAATATCGAAAAAAATCTGCGAGTCACTGACTTCGCAAAGGTGACCGACCCGGTGACTCGTCAGGATTAACGCCAGAAACCCTAAACAGATCTATCGACTCGTCGACTTTGCTAATTCCACGAACCCGATGACTCATCGGTAATACCCGCCTCCTCGTTTTTTGCACTGAATTCAACcataagagcactcccaatggtccGGCGATACactcggcgatttttcgccgaaaATCGTCGAGTTATCGCCGGCCGTTGGGATGGtttcggcgataattcggcgttAATTAGAATTAACGCCAACTCCCGATTCATCGCCGAATCATCGGCGCCCACTGTAGGCGCaattcggcgatttttcgacgtttttttttttcaacggCTAtaattcctcctcctcctccattcatcacacacaatcttcattctctcaatttttcaatctcattatctcaatcttcaatcttcaaaattatgagttcAAGTAGGAAAAATTCCCGAAAAGGTAAGGGCAAAGAGTCGAGTCCGCAAATTCCCAACCCCACTGATGAAGCAAATCAGCAGTGGATGAACTCGTTGTTGTcgatgggttctcctcccggccaaTATCCATATGCGGGTCCGTCCCCATTGCGACTCCTCCGGTGCGCGagactttctccgtacttcCAGTCTGCCCTCAGCATAGCATGCCCTCTCCAGGGACGATGTGTATCGCCCCCGGATAGTCACATCGTTGTTCGACACCCCTGGATCAACCCCGGATGACGAAGGATCTCAGGACGCGACGTACACAACGGATCCGACACTCAGCACGGACGACTACGAGGTGGAAGAAACGCCCGCCGAGCCGCCTTCCAGGAGCCGGAAGGGGAAGGCGCCGGCGTCGACGGCTGCGGCCGATACGGCTTCCGATGAGAAGCCGAAGCGGGTAAGAACTACTTACACTGCGGAAGAGTCCGAGCCGATAGCCAACTGCCGGGCGGACACGACGCGAACGCGGGCGCAGCAACTACTGACTGAGGCTCATGTTCGGGAGCGGGTTGCAGAGAAGTACATGAGCAACAAGATCGCCTCGATAAAGGACCATGGCAGCGAGGCGATCCGCCGGCATTGGGAGCGCCTCATGAGGGACTGCGGCCACTTCAACGGTATATACTCTAACTTGATGAAGAACATGACGAGTGGCCAGAACGAGCACatggtccgagatgaggccatGCAGAGGTATAATGGCCAGTTCTTGTCGAAGGGCTTTAAGTATTGGAACATCTATGATAGGctgaaggatctccccaaattccggacgggGATGCACACCGCGCTGCACGGGAAATCGGTGCGCTCGCGACTTAGCGGTGCGGAGAGTGAGGGAAGCGCGACCCCCATCGACTTGACTGGGTATGGTCCGCACGAGCGCCCTGTGGGagcgaagaaggcgaaggggaggcggaaggggaagggcgcaTCGTCGGATGCCCAGTCGGAACCCCAGTTCATACAACAAGCCACGCTCTCTGCCAATGTCGCCAATCTGACGCAGTTGTACACGTTGTACTTCACCGGCGACGGAACCCCAGAAGAGAAGCAGTCCCTCGGGTCGACCatccaaaatatgaagatcCCGATGGGCCTCCCGCCGGACGCCCCTCCctcttagttttttaaatctttgttttttatggttttttatttgtagttttttttttctcgttgtattatattttccaatgattaatacaacgatgaattgttcattataaatctatttattaaacacatttgtagggaaaattaaacaatattaaaaatgatgatgtaaaaatgaaatgttgagttagggaaaaataagggagaaaccattggagcaaccattggctaaaagttggctaaaaactggggataaattttggtgctgatgtggcaggagttagggagaaataagggagtttttagGGAGAGCACTGGGAGTGCTCTAAGTATAAATATGCCTATTGCACGCTTCCCAAGATCCTAATTGCATATGTTTTGATGATAATATTtgatagttttatttaaattttcaatactTTCGAATTTCAGACGCATGTCAACACATAgtacatataatgtcaatcaTATGCATGTTcaatgtaaattaaatttagttgaCATATTCAAGGCATTTAGTTTATATTATTACTGTTACTGTTGATATCGCGAGAATGACGAAACGATCATGTATAAGGAATGACGAAAAAGccttattcaaattaattaatacaagATGAATTTCCTCGTGGCACCACTAGATCAAGTCTCGTaatcctccgtcccacaataagagtcacagcataaatggtaaataggtcttatattccactaactcacttcactcacattttattataaaaccaatataaaaaaaatggatctcatattccactaactttttcaactcactattctttacattttttaaaacccatgcacacaataagagtgactcctattgtgggaCTGATAgagtatttgattaaaaattgaaagaatgTGAGTGGATAGATTTTGAACACACGGAgatcattttaaataaattgcaGTAGTACATACTATGAACTAAAATATCCTTATACTGAAatctatattttcaaattccaaaattttaaaaactcaatttaattcttccatttttttgaTCTAATAGTTGAGACAATGCTCCAAAGGTATGGGCCATGGGGAGAGGTGCGGTGACAGTCCCAATGGGTTGCAGGAGGGTGGGCGGGTGCATGTGGCACCTGGTTTGGTATCCACAAGAGCGATGGCACTGGGTGTGGGCAGTGGGCACGAAGAGAGTATGTGTTGCTGCACTTCCGTTAGCACATCAagcttctttttttaatatttgaaattatattataaattatttatttaataaatttttaattgaaaattattttttaataaaaaatttaaaattttaaaaatttagattatGTAACTTTTGTTGTATAATTCATGTACtccatttttttggaaatttaacTATGCAATGTTTggtatttttgtaatttaaaaactctaaattttactacctccgtccctgaaaatttaatacagtttactatttttgtttgtccctaaaaatttgatacacttcacttttactatttttggtagtggacctcatattccactaactcattcctacttacattttattataaaactaatactttaaaagttgGACCCACAtctcaccaactttttcaactcactttccattacatttcttaaaacccgtgtcgggtcaaagtgtagcaaattttgggggacggaggtagtaacacatttcattttataatttttcaataatttttttatttatatttttagttttataaagtggatgatgattatgaataatgaaacattcaaattaaaattattggagAAAGAGATCTAAGGATAG
The nucleotide sequence above comes from Salvia hispanica cultivar TCC Black 2014 chromosome 5, UniMelb_Shisp_WGS_1.0, whole genome shotgun sequence. Encoded proteins:
- the LOC125190574 gene encoding putative cyclin-D6-1 — protein: MESEGMLFVIAALIPFHSLPLYSLSFSQEKKMEQELDLQNPHYDDVSSLFANESDHMSLLLSFDPSDSRFSIRRTALSLIFQAKFSYGLDPFLVYLSVNYVDRFLSKQELLDKSPWIPHILFVASLSLAAKMRNSDSSILLAVLQREGGYEFEAQSVHRMEKIILAALQWRMRSITPFSFLQYFISLLKQDSSLTQSLTARASDIIYNVQHELKLLEFKPSMIAASALLCAIQDLNPPTFSSSEITLSSCEHVSKEGGLMECVGMIREASSSGTSTPTSVLEEAAVSDKKSVKRRRLNGLCDNRTFQISQIQHCL